TTGGTAAGCATTGTAAACATGCAAATTAGAAATGAGTTCTCTAGCTTTACTGAACTATGCAGGTTTTACGAGCTAAATCAGAGCCAATTGAGCCAACGCTTAGCGTCAGCAGGTTATCAATTGCAAGCTAAGCAACAACAGTTTACCGCGGCCTAATCACCTACCCCGCTCTGCTCAACAAAGCGGATGGCTAGTTTACATAAGCACTTAAAAAGAATAAGCAGCTTGGTAAATAGCTAAACTACTCTGCACTGGCATTCATCGCACTATAAGCGCGATAAGCAAATACCAGAAAGAATGCCTCGAGAACCTGCCCAAATACTCGATTGGCAAACACCCAAACTGCGGCTGCCTGGTTGTCTAATAGCCAATGATGCAAAGCCCAAACCGGTATCATAGTTATACCCGCTACCGCTATCACTCCGGCTAGCAATGGCCACTTATACGCTTCTGTTTGATTCCAGCTTTCGCTAATAGCTTTAAGCGGACTACTTTTGTTGAGTACACAGTGTAAATCGGCCACTAGTAAGCGGCTGGCTATAACAATGCCCGGCAATACAAAGAAACTTAAGCCCAGCATAACTAAAGCAAAACAGATCGCCACCACGGTAAATAACAAAGGCCAAATACTTAAGGAAGCCTGAAAGCAACGCGTAATCGACCAAGGCTGTTGCTTAAACTGCGCCCGCATATACAAAATGATCGCGCCCTGATAAATCGGCTGCATTAATAGGCCGATGATCACAAACATCCAATAATTGGCGGTAGAGGGCTCACTAGGATTCTGAA
The Agarivorans aestuarii DNA segment above includes these coding regions:
- a CDS encoding DUF4250 domain-containing protein; protein product: MLDQQRVQQMDINILVSIVNMQIRNEFSSFTELCRFYELNQSQLSQRLASAGYQLQAKQQQFTAA